Part of the Burkholderia humptydooensis genome, AGACGCCGGCCCCGGTCATGTCGGGCCGCGGCGGGCGGGAAGGACGGACCGCCGAGATCCCGGCTGCCGAGGCGCCGGCGCGGCACGTTTCGCCCCCCGATGCGCCGGCGCCGGGTGGTGACGGCCCGCCTGCGTCGCGGGCGAGGCGCTGGTTCGCGCGGCCGGGTTCGCACGACAGGCCCGCCGGGCAGATGGCCGGCGGGCCGCGGCCGCGCGCCGCGGCGCTGCCTGGCCTCGGCTGGGGCGTCGCGCTGGCGATCGCGTTCGTCGCGGCGACGGGCCTCGTGCTCGATGCGCGCCGCGCGGCGACGGAGCGCGTCGTCGACGAAATCGTCGCGAGCCACGTGCGGGCCGGCCTGTCGTCGCGCGACATCGACGTGGTTTCGAGCGATCGCCACACGGTCAAGCCGTGGTTCAACGGGCGCCTCGACTACGCGCCGCCCGTCGTCGACCTGAGTGCGAGCGGCTTCGCGCTCGCGGGCGGCCGGCTCGACTATGTCGGGCAGCGTCGCGTCGCGGTGCTCGTCTATCGCTACCGGCAGCATGTGATCGACGTCTACGTGCAGCCGGCGGGCGAGCGCGGCGCGGCGCGTTACGCGACCGTGTCGCAGGGCTATGCGCTCGACCGCTGGGACGCGGCGGGCATGACGTGGTGGGCGGTGACGGACGCGGAGCCGTCCGCGCTCGCGGCGTTCAGGGCGGCGTTGATCGCGCGCGTCGCGGCGCCGCGGAGCCAATGATCCGAGGGGCGGGATGCGACCCCGTCATGGCCCAGCCAAGCCGGCCCGGAACCGAACGGGCCAGCGACCGTTGCACGCGCCCAGCGAATGAGCGTGCCGCCCGGCGCCCCCCGCGAAGTCCCCAAGTCGTTGAAAACACGGCCGAAACACGCGGCGAAACGCTGATCAGCCTTGCGCGCGACCCATATCCGGGTTAAACTTTCCGGCTTCTCACTTGCTACACCGGTTCAGACGCCCGGGTGGCTTCTATCCATAAGGAGTGTGTAATGCGTCATTACGAAATCGTCTTCATCGTGCACCCCGATCAGAGCGAGCAAGTGCCCGCGATGATCGAGCGCTACAAGTCCACGATCACGTCGCACGGTGGCCAGATCCACCGCGTCGAAGACTGGGGCCGCCGCCAACTGGCCTACATGATCGAGAAACTCGCGAAGGCTCACTACGTCTGCATGAACATCGAGTGCGACCAGGCGACGCTCGACGAACTCGAACACGCGTTCAAGTTCAACGACGCCGTGCTACGCCACCTCATCGTCAAGATGAAGAAGGCCGAAACCGGCCCGTCGCCGATGATGAAGGAAGTTCAGCGCGAAGAAGCCAAGAAGGCGGCTGCAGCTCAGCCGACCGAAGCGCAGGCTTAACGCACCAAGCCATCAGGGAAGGAGCGCGTCGCCTCCGTGAACAGGCTGCAATTGACGGCGAGCGTCGTCGAGCGTGAACCGGTGCGGTACACCCCCGCCGGCGTTCCGATCGCAAGCGCCACGTTGCAGCATCGCACGGAAGTCGTCGAAGCAGGCATCGCCCGGCAGGTCGAATTGACGATCCCGGCCGTGGCGGCAGGCGAGGCGAGCGGCAAGCTGGAAGCATGCGAGATGGGCGTCGAGACGCTCTTCACCGGTTTCCTGGCGAAAAAGCACCGCAACGCGAGAACCCTGGTGTTTCACATCACAGCATTGCAGGACATTGGAAAGGACTGAACATGGCCCGCCCCACTGGTAAGAAATTCGACAAGCGTCGTCAGCAACAAAACCCGCTCTTCAAGCGCAAGAAGTTCTGCCGCTTCACGGCAGCCGGCGTCGAGCAGATCGACTACAAGGATACGGAAACGCTGAAGGACTTCATCGGCGAGAACGGCAAGATCACGCCGGCGCGTCTGACGGGCACGAAGGCCCACTATCAGCGCCAGCTCGATACGGCGATCAAGCGCGCGCGTTTCCTCGCGCTGCTGCCGTACACCGATCAGCACAAGGCGTAATCAGGCGACGCAATAAGGAGAATTCGAATGCAAATCATTCTGTTGGAAAAAGTCGCCAATCTGGGCAATCTCGGCGATATCGTCAAGGTCAAGGACGGTTACGCCCGCAACTTCCTGATCCCGAACCGCAAGGCACGCCGCGCGACGAAGGACGCGATCGCTGAATTCGAAGTGCGCCGCGCCGAGCTCGAGAAGGTCGCCGCTGAAAAGCTGGCAGCTTCGCAGGCAGTCGGCGAGAAGCTGACAGGCCAGACGTTCGAAATCACGCAGAAGTCGGGCGTCGACGGCCGTCTGTTCGGCTCGGTCACGAACGGCGACGTCGCGGAACTGCTGAAGAAGGCGGGCTACGAAGTCGAGAAGGCGCAAGTGCGCATGCCGGAAGGCCCGCTGAAGATGATCGGCGAGCACGGCGTGCAGGTCGCGCTGCACACCGACGTCGTCGTCGACGTCACGATCAACGTGATCGGCGACCACGCGTAAGCGACATGCAGTCTTTGCGGGCGGCCCACGCCGCCCGACATGAAGGGCAGGGGCCCGGGCAACCGGTTCCTGCCTTTTTTCGTTTCTCGGCGTTGCCGATGCCGGGTGGCGAAGCCGCGCCCATTTCGCGATAATCCGAAGCCATGAACGCGCCGAAAGACCCCCAAATCGAATCGCTGAAAGTCCCGCCGCACTCGATCGAGGCCGAGCAGTCCGTGCTCGGCGGCCTGTTGCTCGACAACGGCGCCTGGGACCGGATCGCCGACTTCCTGTCGCAGAGCGATTTCTACCGGTACGACCATCGCATCATCTTCGAGCACATCGGCCGGCTCATCGCGGCGACGCGCCCCGCCGACGTCGTTACCGTCTATGAGGCGCTCACGACGTCCGGCAAGGCCGAGGACGTGGGCGGGCTCGCGTATCTGAACGCGCTCGCGCAGAACACGCCGAGCGCGGCGAACATCCGCCGCTATGCGGAGATCGTCCGCGATCGCGCGGTGCTGCGCCGGCTCGTGTCGGTCGCCGACGAAATCTCGGCCGATGCGTTCAATCCGCAGGGCAAGGAAGTCCGCCAACTGCTCGACGAGGCCGAATCGAAGGTGTTCTCGATCGCCGAGGACGGCGCGCGCGGCACGCAGGGCTTCCTCGAGATCGGGCCGCTCCTCACGCAGGTCGTCGAGCGGATCGACACCCTTTACCACACCGCGAATCCGAGCGACGTGACGGGCACGCCGACGGGCTTCGTCGATCTCGACCGGATGACCTCCGGCATGCACGGCGGCGAGCTGATCATCGTCGCGGGCCGCCCGTCGATGGGCAAGACGGCGTTTTCGATGAACATCGGCGAATACGTCGCCGTCGAGTACGGATTGCCCGTCGCGGTGTTCTCGATGGAAATGCCGGGCACGCAGCTCGTGATGCGGATGCTCGGCTCGGTCGGCCGGCTCGACCAGCACAGAATGCGCACCGGGCGCCTGACCGACGAGGATTGGCCGAAGCTCACGCACGCGGTGCAGAAAATGAGCGAGGCGCAGCTCTTCATCGACGAGACGGGCGGCCTGAACCCGATGGAACTGCGCTCGCGCGCGCGGCGTCTCGCGCGCCAGTGCGGCAAGCTCGGGCTCATCATCGTCGATTACCTGCAACTGATGACGGGCTCGTCGCAGGGCGAGAACCGCGCGACCGAGATTTCGGAAATCTCGCGCTCGCTGAAGAGCCTCGCGAAGGAGCTCGACGTGCCGGTGATCGCGCTGTCGCAGCTCAATCGCGGCCTCGAGCAGCGGCCGAACAAGCGGCCGGTGATGTCGGATCTGCGGGAATCAGGCGCAATCGAGCAGGATGCGGACGTGATTCTGTTCATCTATCGCGACGAAGTGTATAACCCGGACAGCCCCGACAAGGGCACCGCCGAAATCATCATCGGCAAGCAGCGTAACGGCCCGATCGGCCCCGTTCGCCTCACGTTCCTGGGGCAATACACGAAATTCGACAATTTTGCAGGGGTGCAAAACTTCTACGGCGAGTAACGCCGGATGTAAACCCCTATTTCGCAAAACGTTGTATCTCGTCGCCGTCGTTGCGATCGGGCGCTTGGCGGCCAAGTGTAAAACAGTACAATGTCGCCGGTTTTTGTGACCGCCGTTTGACCATCTTTCAGGAATCCCATGTTCGGTCGATTCATGCCCACCGAGGGCAAGTTCTTTGAAATCTTCAATGCGCACGCGAATTACATCGTCTCTGGCGGACGCGAGCTCGAACTTCTGATCGACAATCTCGCGGACGCCGAGATTCACAAGCAGAACGTGCAATCGGCCGAGAAAGCCGCCGACAAGCTGACGCACGAAGCGATCGATCTGCTGCACAAGACGTTCATCACGCCGCTCGACCGCGACGAGATCCACAAGCTGATCACGACGATGGACGACATCCTCGATCTGATGGAGGACGTGGCAACCGCCGTGTCGCTGTACGACGTGCGGTCGGTGACGTCCGAGGCGAGCCAGCTCGCGCACATCGTCACGCAGTCGGCGCAGCACGTGCAGGCGGCCGTCGCGCTGCTGTCGGACATGAAGCAGTCGGGCCAGATCCTGAAGGCGTGCGAAGAGATCGACCGCTGGGAGTCGGAGGCGGACCGCGTGCTGCGCGCGGCGATGTCGAAGCTCTTCCGCGAGGAAGACGACGTGAAGACGCTCATCAAGCTGAAGGCGATCTACGAGCTGCTCGAGCAGATCACCGACAAGTGCGAGGATGTCGCGAACATCATCGAAGGCATCGTGCTGGAAAACGCCTGAGCGGATCACGATGCATTCGATACAACTCGCCTTGTGGGCCGTCGCGGCGCTCGTGCTCGTCGCGCTGGTGTTCGATTTCATGAATGGCTTTCACGACGCCGCGAACTCGATCGCGACCGTCGTGTCGACCGGGGTGCTGAAGCCCCAGCAGGCCGTCGTGTTCGCGGCGGCATTCAACGTCATCGCATATTTCATCTTCCACCTGAAGGTCGCGCAGACCGTCGGCAAAGGCACGATCGACGCGAGCATCGTCGATCACTATGTCGTGTTCGGCGCGCTGTTCGGCGCGATCGGCTGGAACATCATTACGTGGTACTACGGGATTCCGTCGAGCTCGTCGCATGCGCTGATCGGCGGGCTCGTCGGCGCCGCGGTGTCGAAGTCGGGCTGGGGGTCGCTCAACGTCGACGGGCTGATGAAGACCGTCGCGTTCATCTTCATCTCGCCGCTGCTCGGCTTCATCCTCGGCTCGCTGTTCATGCTCGGCGTGTCGTGGCTGTATTTCCGGACCGCGCCGAGCAAGGTCGACCGGCGTTTCAGGCGGCTGCAACTGCTGTCGGCCAGCCTCTACAGCCTCGGCCACGGCGGCAACGACGCGCAGAAGACGATCGGCATCATCTGGATGCTGCTGATCGCGTCGGGCTACGCATCGGCCGCGTCCGACGCGCCGCCCATCTGGGTGATCGGCGCGTGCTATCTGTCGATGGGCCTCGGCACGCTGTTCGGCGGCTGGCGGATCGTGCGCACGATGGGCCAGAAGATCACGAAGCTCAAGCCCGTCGGCGGTTTCTGCGCGGAGACGGGCGGCGCGCTTACGCTGTTCATCGCGTCGTGGATGGGCATTCCGGTGTCGACGACGCACACGATCACGGGCGCGATCGTCGGCGTCGGCGCGACGCGCAAGCTGTCGGCCGTGCGCTGGGGTGTCGCGGGCAACATCGTGTGGGCGTGGGTGCTGACGATTCCCGCATCGGCGCTGATCGCGGCGGCCGGCTGGTGGATCGGGCACCGCGTATTCTGATGCGCTGAGCGCGCCGGTCGCGCGGCACGACGCCGCGTTTCGCCGCGTAGAAAACAACGATGCGCCGCATGCCGACAGGCTGCGGCGCATCGTCTTTTCAGCGCCGGCGTTTTCCGGCGCTCGGATGGTCGTTCGCGTTCGGGTGTGCGTCCCGCTTTTGCCGGGTGGGTCGGGACGACGCGTCGAGCAGCCCGCACCGCGTGCGTTCGCGCGGTTCATCCGGTTTGTCAGTAGCTGCCGTTCGCGAAGCGGGCGATCGGGTCGTCGTTCGTGCCGGTTGCGGCGGCGCGCGCCGCGCCGCTTGCTGTCGACGCGCGCAGGATTTGCACGTTGCCGGGCGCGGCGAGCTGCGCCTGGCGGGCTGCCGCGCGCGCGGTGGGCGGGGGCGGCTCGAATGCGTCCGCGGCGGCGTCGATCGGATCGGCCGGCGACGCGCCGGCAACGCTCGCCGTGCCGCCGACGGGCGGCGGAGCCGGCGGCGCCGCGCTGCCCGAATCGCCGGCGGACGCGAGCGCGGGCGAGCTCGCGCCGGCCGATTGTGCTTGCCGCCGCGCGGCGGACATCGCGGACGGCGGCGGCTCGTACGGGTCGGCGGTGGCGGTGGCGACAGGCGGCACATTCGGCACATTCGGCACATTCGGCACGGCGGGCGTCGTCGGCGCATTGGCCGCCGCGTAGGTCGCCGCGGGGCTCACGCGCGGCACGGGTTCCGGCTGCCGGCTCGCCTGATAGGTCGGCGCGTCGAACGGCGCCGGCTTCGCCTTCGGCGCCGCGACGCGCCGGATCCCGTCGAAGCGCTTCGCCCAATACGGATTCGTCAGATAGTCGAGCCGCACCGTGCCGCCCGTGGACGGCGCGTTCACGAAGCGCAGCTTGCCGACATAGATGCCGACATGCGAATGCGGCCGCCCCGACGTATTGAAGAAGATCAGATCGCCCGGCGCGATGCCATCGGGCTCGATCGATTCGCCGGCCGAGCTCATGTCGGCCGTCGTGCGGGGCAGGGTGACGCTCGCCGCGCGATCGACGACATAGCGCACGAGCCCGCTGCAATCGAAGCCGCTGTCCGGCGTGTTGCCGCCCCAGCGGTACGGCACGCCGACGAGGCTCATCGCCTGGATCGAGATTTCCTCGCGGCCGACGCTATGGTCGACGAAATTCGGGAAGCCGCGCGGCGGCGTATACGCGCGCGGCGTGGTGATCGCCATGCCCGACGACGAGCGCGCCGACTTCTGCGGCGCGCTCGAGCAGGCGGCGAGCAGCGAGATCACGAGAACAGACAGCGAAAGACGCAGCATGAGAGGCGGGCGAACGCGCTGCGCTCGCCAATCGTATGACAACGGTTAATCGCGATAGTAGTGCGTCCGGCGGGGCTTCCGCAAGAATTCTTGAGAAATGACTTGAAGTTTCGCGCGTAAATGTTGTGCAGGAAGGACGTTTTGCTCGTCGCTGATTCGACCCTGAAATGAAAAAGCGGCGCCTGACGAATCAGGCGCCGCTTCAGGCC contains:
- a CDS encoding zf-HC2 domain-containing protein, producing the protein MDCNEARALLGADVDRELSAPDAWRIERHVDGCGACRAERERLVALGRAVRRAQYHRAPHALRERVVAQLAGAEVPVAEASVAETPAPVMSGRGGREGRTAEIPAAEAPARHVSPPDAPAPGGDGPPASRARRWFARPGSHDRPAGQMAGGPRPRAAALPGLGWGVALAIAFVAATGLVLDARRAATERVVDEIVASHVRAGLSSRDIDVVSSDRHTVKPWFNGRLDYAPPVVDLSASGFALAGGRLDYVGQRRVAVLVYRYRQHVIDVYVQPAGERGAARYATVSQGYALDRWDAAGMTWWAVTDAEPSALAAFRAALIARVAAPRSQ
- the rpsF gene encoding 30S ribosomal protein S6, with the translated sequence MRHYEIVFIVHPDQSEQVPAMIERYKSTITSHGGQIHRVEDWGRRQLAYMIEKLAKAHYVCMNIECDQATLDELEHAFKFNDAVLRHLIVKMKKAETGPSPMMKEVQREEAKKAAAAQPTEAQA
- the priB gene encoding primosomal replication protein N, with amino-acid sequence MNRLQLTASVVEREPVRYTPAGVPIASATLQHRTEVVEAGIARQVELTIPAVAAGEASGKLEACEMGVETLFTGFLAKKHRNARTLVFHITALQDIGKD
- the rpsR gene encoding 30S ribosomal protein S18, producing MARPTGKKFDKRRQQQNPLFKRKKFCRFTAAGVEQIDYKDTETLKDFIGENGKITPARLTGTKAHYQRQLDTAIKRARFLALLPYTDQHKA
- the rplI gene encoding 50S ribosomal protein L9, giving the protein MQIILLEKVANLGNLGDIVKVKDGYARNFLIPNRKARRATKDAIAEFEVRRAELEKVAAEKLAASQAVGEKLTGQTFEITQKSGVDGRLFGSVTNGDVAELLKKAGYEVEKAQVRMPEGPLKMIGEHGVQVALHTDVVVDVTINVIGDHA
- a CDS encoding replicative DNA helicase; translation: MNAPKDPQIESLKVPPHSIEAEQSVLGGLLLDNGAWDRIADFLSQSDFYRYDHRIIFEHIGRLIAATRPADVVTVYEALTTSGKAEDVGGLAYLNALAQNTPSAANIRRYAEIVRDRAVLRRLVSVADEISADAFNPQGKEVRQLLDEAESKVFSIAEDGARGTQGFLEIGPLLTQVVERIDTLYHTANPSDVTGTPTGFVDLDRMTSGMHGGELIIVAGRPSMGKTAFSMNIGEYVAVEYGLPVAVFSMEMPGTQLVMRMLGSVGRLDQHRMRTGRLTDEDWPKLTHAVQKMSEAQLFIDETGGLNPMELRSRARRLARQCGKLGLIIVDYLQLMTGSSQGENRATEISEISRSLKSLAKELDVPVIALSQLNRGLEQRPNKRPVMSDLRESGAIEQDADVILFIYRDEVYNPDSPDKGTAEIIIGKQRNGPIGPVRLTFLGQYTKFDNFAGVQNFYGE
- a CDS encoding DUF47 domain-containing protein, which gives rise to MFGRFMPTEGKFFEIFNAHANYIVSGGRELELLIDNLADAEIHKQNVQSAEKAADKLTHEAIDLLHKTFITPLDRDEIHKLITTMDDILDLMEDVATAVSLYDVRSVTSEASQLAHIVTQSAQHVQAAVALLSDMKQSGQILKACEEIDRWESEADRVLRAAMSKLFREEDDVKTLIKLKAIYELLEQITDKCEDVANIIEGIVLENA
- a CDS encoding inorganic phosphate transporter encodes the protein MHSIQLALWAVAALVLVALVFDFMNGFHDAANSIATVVSTGVLKPQQAVVFAAAFNVIAYFIFHLKVAQTVGKGTIDASIVDHYVVFGALFGAIGWNIITWYYGIPSSSSHALIGGLVGAAVSKSGWGSLNVDGLMKTVAFIFISPLLGFILGSLFMLGVSWLYFRTAPSKVDRRFRRLQLLSASLYSLGHGGNDAQKTIGIIWMLLIASGYASAASDAPPIWVIGACYLSMGLGTLFGGWRIVRTMGQKITKLKPVGGFCAETGGALTLFIASWMGIPVSTTHTITGAIVGVGATRKLSAVRWGVAGNIVWAWVLTIPASALIAAAGWWIGHRVF
- a CDS encoding C40 family peptidase; translation: MLRLSLSVLVISLLAACSSAPQKSARSSSGMAITTPRAYTPPRGFPNFVDHSVGREEISIQAMSLVGVPYRWGGNTPDSGFDCSGLVRYVVDRAASVTLPRTTADMSSAGESIEPDGIAPGDLIFFNTSGRPHSHVGIYVGKLRFVNAPSTGGTVRLDYLTNPYWAKRFDGIRRVAAPKAKPAPFDAPTYQASRQPEPVPRVSPAATYAAANAPTTPAVPNVPNVPNVPPVATATADPYEPPPSAMSAARRQAQSAGASSPALASAGDSGSAAPPAPPPVGGTASVAGASPADPIDAAADAFEPPPPTARAAARQAQLAAPGNVQILRASTASGAARAAATGTNDDPIARFANGSY